In one Brevibacillus composti genomic region, the following are encoded:
- the spoIVA gene encoding stage IV sporulation protein A: protein MERVDIFKDIAERTGGDIYLGVVGPVRTGKSTFIKRFMEQIVIPNIHSEAERIRATDELPQSASGRTIMTTEPKFVPNQAVQVNVTEGLSINVRLVDCVGYTVQGAKGFEDDNGPRMVHTPWYEEPVPFEEAAEVGTRKVIQEHSTIGIVVTTDGSIAEIPRAGYLEAEERVVSELKEVGKPFVIVVNTTRPRSDETENLRLELQEKYDVPVVALSVDHMSEQEILLLMKEVLFEFPVHEVNVNLPSWVMVLENGHWLRQNYEDAVKETVQDIRRLRDVDRVVGFFNEYDFVERASLAGMHMGQGIAEIDLFAPDELYDRILMEIVGVEINGKDHLLTIMQDFAHAKREYDQVAEALHMVRTTGYGIAAPSLHEMTLDEPELIRQGPRFGVRLKATAPSIHMIRVDVESEFAPIIGTEKQSEELVRYLMQDFDKDPLSIWNSDIFGRSLHSIVREGIQAKITMMPDNARYKLQETLGRIINEGSGGLIAIIL from the coding sequence GTGGAACGAGTCGATATTTTTAAAGACATTGCCGAACGGACGGGCGGGGATATCTACCTGGGGGTAGTTGGCCCGGTTCGGACGGGTAAATCGACTTTTATCAAACGGTTTATGGAACAGATCGTCATCCCCAACATTCACTCGGAGGCGGAGCGGATCCGGGCGACGGATGAGCTGCCGCAAAGCGCTTCTGGACGAACAATCATGACGACTGAGCCAAAATTCGTTCCGAACCAAGCCGTCCAAGTAAACGTTACGGAAGGACTCAGCATTAACGTCCGCCTCGTTGACTGCGTCGGTTATACGGTTCAGGGAGCCAAAGGGTTCGAGGACGACAACGGACCGCGCATGGTGCATACCCCCTGGTATGAAGAGCCGGTTCCGTTTGAGGAGGCAGCGGAGGTCGGTACCCGCAAGGTAATCCAGGAGCACTCCACGATCGGCATCGTGGTGACGACTGACGGCAGCATCGCGGAAATCCCTCGGGCAGGCTATCTCGAAGCGGAAGAGCGTGTCGTCAGCGAGTTGAAGGAAGTAGGCAAACCTTTCGTTATCGTGGTCAACACGACCCGCCCGCGCTCGGATGAGACCGAAAATCTCCGCCTGGAGCTGCAGGAAAAATACGATGTGCCTGTCGTCGCGCTGTCTGTCGATCATATGTCTGAGCAGGAAATCCTGTTATTGATGAAAGAAGTGCTGTTTGAATTCCCTGTCCATGAAGTAAACGTGAACCTGCCCAGCTGGGTAATGGTACTGGAAAATGGACATTGGCTGCGCCAAAACTACGAGGATGCCGTAAAAGAAACGGTACAGGATATCCGGCGCTTGCGTGACGTCGATCGGGTCGTGGGCTTTTTCAATGAATACGACTTTGTGGAGCGCGCATCGCTTGCAGGAATGCATATGGGCCAAGGCATTGCGGAAATTGACTTGTTCGCGCCAGATGAACTGTACGACCGCATCCTGATGGAGATCGTCGGCGTCGAGATTAACGGCAAAGACCATCTCTTGACGATCATGCAAGATTTTGCGCACGCCAAACGGGAGTATGACCAGGTCGCCGAGGCTCTCCACATGGTCCGCACAACGGGCTACGGCATCGCCGCGCCGTCTCTGCACGAGATGACCTTGGACGAACCTGAACTAATCCGCCAAGGCCCGCGCTTCGGGGTGCGGCTGAAGGCGACGGCTCCTTCTATTCACATGATTCGTGTCGATGTGGAGTCGGAGTTTGCCCCGATCATCGGGACAGAAAAACAAAGCGAAGAATTGGTTCGCTACTTGATGCAGGACTTCGACAAGGATCCGCTCTCCATCTGGAATTCAGATATCTTTGGCCGTTCGCTTCACTCCATCGTCAGGGAAGGCATTCAGGCAAAAATCACGATGATGCCGGACAATGCCCGCTACAAACTGCAGGAGACGCTGGGACGGATTATCAACGAAGGCTCGGGTGGACTGATTGCGATTATCCTGTAA
- a CDS encoding HU family DNA-binding protein yields the protein MNKTELIAKVAETTELTKKDATKAVDAVLDAIAEALKQGDKVQLIGFGNFEVRERAARKGRNPQTGEEIEIASSKVPAFKPGKQLKDSIK from the coding sequence ATGAACAAAACAGAACTGATTGCGAAAGTGGCTGAAACCACTGAACTGACAAAGAAAGATGCAACGAAAGCTGTTGATGCAGTTCTCGATGCAATCGCTGAAGCCTTGAAGCAAGGCGATAAAGTCCAACTGATCGGTTTTGGCAACTTTGAAGTTCGCGAACGTGCGGCTCGTAAAGGTCGCAACCCGCAAACAGGCGAAGAGATCGAAATCGCTTCCAGCAAAGTTCCTGCCTTCAAACCTGGTAAACAACTCAAGGACTCTATCAAGTAA
- a CDS encoding 2Fe-2S iron-sulfur cluster-binding protein, whose protein sequence is MGKLLFLPAGKSLKVRPGQTLISAARAARIVIPQRCGGHASCLMCRVVVESGEVSAPSPLERRKMSESDLQNGVRLACQTKTTEGNCTIRIPDSKFKSVVQAALERERRQNEEEW, encoded by the coding sequence ATGGGAAAACTTTTATTCTTGCCTGCGGGCAAATCGCTGAAAGTGCGGCCGGGCCAGACCCTCATCAGCGCGGCACGGGCAGCGCGCATCGTGATTCCGCAGCGCTGCGGAGGACATGCTTCCTGTCTGATGTGCCGTGTCGTGGTGGAAAGCGGAGAGGTGAGTGCGCCCTCGCCCCTCGAAAGGCGCAAAATGTCAGAGAGTGATCTGCAAAACGGGGTGCGGCTCGCCTGCCAAACCAAGACGACAGAGGGAAACTGCACGATCCGCATCCCCGATAGCAAGTTTAAATCGGTCGTGCAGGCGGCTCTGGAGCGGGAGCGCAGGCAAAACGAAGAAGAATGGTAG
- a CDS encoding stage VI sporulation protein F translates to MGGISRRFMETLQKKASKQVDEGKLRMLAGQFRPEDFENEEKLRQMIRSLAALSGKTLDEERENRIVDMFRSNEINLGDVQSLTKLLRQ, encoded by the coding sequence ATGGGAGGCATCTCGCGCCGTTTTATGGAGACGCTGCAAAAAAAGGCTTCGAAGCAGGTGGACGAAGGGAAGCTCCGCATGTTGGCCGGCCAATTTCGGCCGGAGGACTTTGAGAATGAGGAAAAATTGCGGCAAATGATCCGGTCGCTGGCGGCCTTGAGCGGGAAGACGCTGGACGAAGAGCGGGAAAACCGGATCGTGGACATGTTCCGCAGCAATGAAATCAATCTCGGCGATGTCCAATCCCTGACAAAGCTATTGCGCCAATAG
- a CDS encoding 2Fe-2S iron-sulfur cluster-binding protein gives MNQLSLVTRSGEHQLPLETGKTIVAIAKSQKLGWGYACERGICAQCRTLVIEGADYLNEITEAEKLRLRKAERAEGYRLGCQIKVVQEGNVTLAHRPY, from the coding sequence TTGAATCAATTGTCGCTTGTGACCCGTTCCGGAGAGCATCAGCTGCCTCTGGAGACGGGGAAAACGATTGTGGCCATTGCCAAAAGTCAAAAATTAGGCTGGGGATATGCGTGTGAGCGGGGGATATGCGCCCAATGCCGGACGCTGGTGATAGAAGGAGCCGACTATCTGAATGAGATCACGGAGGCGGAGAAGCTTCGCCTGAGAAAAGCGGAGCGTGCCGAAGGGTATCGGCTCGGATGTCAGATCAAAGTGGTTCAAGAGGGCAATGTGACGCTGGCTCACCGTCCGTATTGA
- a CDS encoding DUF2768 family protein, translated as MPIDPMTKMNISLAAIALMFVCNFLMIFARKTANGLLRFLLKTVAFLMLLVTFVMIIIVIFA; from the coding sequence ATGCCTATCGATCCGATGACCAAGATGAACATCTCACTGGCGGCCATCGCCCTGATGTTCGTCTGCAATTTTCTGATGATTTTCGCACGAAAAACGGCAAACGGCCTGCTCCGTTTTCTGTTGAAGACGGTGGCTTTTCTGATGCTGCTGGTTACGTTTGTCATGATCATTATCGTTATCTTTGCATAA